GTCCGTAGAGGATGACCGACTCGCCGGCGTCGAGCCAGCGCAGCGCGAGGTCGCGCAGTATGGCGGCGGGCAGTTTCGGGTTGGCGGAGAAGTCGAAGGATTCGAAGGTGGCTTGTTCTTCGAACTTCGCGCGGCGGATGCGCCGTGTCAGGGCGGCCGATTCGCGGCGGGCGATCTCGTCCTCGCACAGTGCTTGCAGGAATTCGAGGTGCCCGAAGTCGCCGTTGCGGGTCTGGGCTAGCCGGGCGTCGAGGGTGTCAAGCATGCCCGACAGTTTCAGAGTGCGCAGCGCGTTGCGCAGCGCGGGGTCACAAATACCCATGAAGTCGTGTTCTCCTTGTGAAATAGCTTATGTGGGTTGTGATTCGGTCAGATTCCGGGACCCGGGTGACTTTCAGCCGACTCCGCCGGTGTCGCCGGTGGCGAACTGGTCGGGGCCACGCAGGAACGCCGCGGTAGTGGCGGCGGCGCCGGTGGCCGGTTCGGCGGTGGTGGCGTCGTGTTCGGTGCCGGCGGCCAGGATGCCCTTGATGGTCCGATACGCCGGGTCGCCGACGGCGATCGCGCAGGCGCAGGCGGCTTCGAGCCGATCACAGCCGTGCTTGTCGCGCAGCCCGAGCACTCCTTGCGCCGAGCGCAGGTGGTGGATCGCGTTGTCGCGCATGAATTCGGCGATCACCGCTTCGCAGGCGGGGCCGACCTGGGCGGCGGTGTGCCGACACCAGGTGGGGTTTTCATCGCGAAGGCGACCTTCTCCGGCGGGTAGTGGGAGAAGTCGGTGGAGCGCCCGAGGCCCGCCGCACATGGGTGGCGACGACCTCGTTGTGGGCAAAGATCTGCACGATGTCACCGGCGGTGCGGGCGTGCAGGCGCCGCCCGATCAGCCGCCATGGCACGCTGTAGAGGGCCTTGCCGACCTTGAGGTGCGTATCGACCCCCACGGTGCCGATAGACCAGGTGGTGAGTTCGAACGCGTGGCGCGGCAACGGTTTCAACGTATCGGCCTCGATCGCTTCGAACACCCGCAGCGGCTGGCCGCCGTCGAGGGCCCGTGAATGTCGTAGCCCGGCCACCTCCCGGCTCCACCGGGCCGCCTCGCCCTGCATCTGAGCCAGCGAGGTGAACTCGCGGCCCCGCCAGAACGAATCCCGCACATACGGCATCGGCCGCTCGACACGAGGTTTGTCCTTGGGCTTGAACGCCCGGGCCGGGTCGATCAAGCAGTCGTAGTGGGCGGCCAGCTCGGCGTAGGTGCGGTTGATCTTCGGGTCATATAGGTCGGGCTTGTCCACCCCGGTCTTGAGGTTGTCGCACACCAGCCGGGCCGGAATACCATTGAAGAATTCGAATGCCTCGACATGGCAAGTGCACCAGGTGGTTTGGTCCATCCTGACCACAGGGCGAACGAACAGGTGCCGCGAGCACGACAGCACCATGACAAACGCCCACACTGCGACTCGCTTGGCTGTGGCCGGGTTCAGCCACATTCCTAACCGGCCGTAGTCGATCTGCGCTTCGCTGCCCGGCGGCACTTCGCCGCGCGGCACGCTCACCCGAGCACGAGCCACCTCATCGGCGAAATTCATTGCCACCCAACGCCGCACAGAGGACTCCGACACGTCGACCTGATGGTCGTCACGTAGCCGCTGCGCGATCGTGGCGACCGTAACATCGGCGTGCAGCCAGTCCTTGATCCGGTCGCTATGCCGGTCGATCAACGGCCACGTCGATGCCCGCGCGCCGCGATCATCCAGTCCGGGAAACCACTGCGCGATCCGCGCCGCCCACTGCTCGGCGCTCAGCGGTTCTCCGCCTGGGCCAATGCCCTCGGCGACCGCCGGGGCCAGATACTTGCGGATCGTCTTACGATCCATCCCCAGCGACTGCCACAACTGCACCTGTGAGCGACCAGCCTGCCAATGCGTGTACAACTCGATCAGATCGAACATCTCGATATCTCTCCTCGCCATCAGTGCCCCTTCGTCCGCCGTACTCCGACGGATCAAGAGCGAACATGTGTGCGAGGCCCACACCCGGCAGACACACCGCCCAGGGTGGGGAATTACCTGACAGCCAGGGTGGGGAATTCCGTGACGGACAACCCCTCAAACCTGGGGAATTGCGTGACCGCTGACAACTGACGAAGAGGTCGCGCGCCCTCTCGTCGCCGATACCAGCCCAACCCGTAGGGATCACCGCGCGCGTTGTGCTGACGGCGAAAAACTCATGACGAGCCCGACCAGCTGATGATCCGGCGAGGCGGCAAATCCGCGGCATGGTTGCGCTCGGCGTGGGCCCGAGCCCTGATTGCTGCCGCGCTCGCGGTGTCGCTACTGTTGGGCGGGGCATTCCTGATGGTCGACCGACTCCATACCTCGCCGTCCGACGTGCTCGACCACCCCGGTGATCCGGTCACCGACGCGCAGACCGAGGCGCAGGTCGTCGAATCGGCCAAGCAGATCGTCACCGCCGCGGGCCTGCGGACGAAGACGGCAGGTTATCTGTTGATGTCGTGCAAGGAGCGCGACGATCCTCCGTATCAGGGCGCAATCTACCTGACCTTCGCGCTACCCGCCGAAACGCGTGCTGACACCTACTTCCCGACCATTACGGCGGCGCTGATTGCCCGCGGCTGGAGCGAGGGTCTACCGCCCAACAACCGCACGTTTGGCAAGACCCTCTCCAGGGACGCCGTGACGGCGATCATTTACCGCGACAACGACGATGAGAACCTGGGGGTAATGCGCCTGTATGGTCAGTGCCGCAATATGAACGACCATCGCAGGGACGCCACCGGGTGGATCGATATCACCGGCCAGTTCCAGCCGATCGGGTAACCCGGCGCCCGTGGGTATCCGGAAAAGGGCTGCGAAATCGCCGCGGGGCTTGACGGCGTTACCCGTCAAGCCCCGCGGCGGCTAGCCTGTCAGGCCGCTCAGGCGGCGCCCAAAGCGCCCTGGAGGTCACCCTTCATCGCGTTGAGCTGAGCACCCCAGTACTCCCAGCTGTGCGTTCCGTTGGCGTCGAAATTGAACACAGCGTTGTGGCCACCGGCGGCGTTGTAGGCATCCTGGAATTTCAGGTTGCTGCTGCGCACGAAGTTCTCCAGGAACTCGGCGGGCACGTTGGCACCGCCCAGCTCGGACGGGGTGCCGTTACCGCAGTAGACCCAGAGCCGGGTGTTGTTGGCGACCAGCCTCGGGATCTGCAGGGTGGGGTCGTTGCGCGCCCACGCCGGGTCACTGGACGGGCCCCACATGTCGGAGGCCTTGAAGCCGCCGGCGTCACCCATCGCCAGGCCGATCAACGAGGGACCCATCCCCTGGGAGGGGTCCATCAGGGCCGACAGCGAGCCGGCGTAGATGAACTGCTGCGGGTGGTAGGCGGCCAGGATCAGTGCCGACGATCCAGCCATCGAGAGACCGACCGCGGCACTGCCCGTGGGCTTGACACTCCGGTTGGCCGACAGCCATTGCGGCAGCTCGCTGGTCAGGAATGTTTCCCACTTGTAGGTCTGGCAACCGGCCTTGCCGCAGGCGGGCTGGTACCAGTCGGTGTAGAAGCTGGACTGCCCGCCGACGGGCATGACAATCGACAGGCCCGACTGGTAGTACCACTCGAACGCGGGCGTGTTGATGTCCCAGCCGTTGTAGTCGTCCTGCGCACGCAGGCCGTCGAGCAGGTACACCGCAGGCGAATTGTTCCCGCCGCTCTGGAACTGGACCTTGATGCTGCGGCCCATTGACGGCGACGGCACCTGCAGGTACTCAACCGGCAGACCCGGCCGGGAGAACGCTCCCGCGGTTGCCGCCCCGCCAGCGAGTCCGACCAGACCCGGCAGGGTGGCAGCGGCCGCTGCGCCGACCAGCAGTCGGCGGCTCCAGGCCCGAATCTTCCCGCTCACCTGTGTCATACCTGTGCCCCTTATTTCCTTAAATGTGTCGTGCCCCCGGGCAGAACTTACCGTGGGAGTGCGCCAAATGTCGATCTGGACGCGAACTCGTTCCGTTTCGGCATCGGTTACCGACGCGGGAGCAGCAAGTGTGCTATGGGGGCCACGGCGGGTTTGCCGCATTCGTTATAACCCCTTCCCAGCTCGGCTGAACGGCGCACACGCCAGCCGTTATCCACGCGTTACGCACCGGGAACGGGGGAGTCGGCGACAGGGCCGGCCCATCCCGGGTCAATTTCGGTCAAGCCACCTGCTGGTTTCCGTTGAGCAACGACACCGGCGAAGCCGAACTTGCCTCGACCGCGTAGGCTCGCTCCAAGCAAGCCGATGGAGACCACGCTATATCCCGGTCCGTTCCGGCGCTCACGTCCCGCCGCACCTGGGCTCTGGGGTGCCTCGCGGGACGGGTGCACCGTGTCGAGTATCCGGGAACGACTGAGGTGCGAGAATTTTGGACACGGTACTTGGGCTATCAGTGACGCCGACCACCGTCGGCTGGGTCCTCGCGGAAGGACACGGCGCTGACGGCACCATCCTGGACCATCACGAGGTAGAGCTGTGCGGCGGCCACGGCGTACGCGCCGTCAACGCCGCCGAGCAGGTGGCAGCAGAAGTTGTGCGGGCACAGGAAGTCGCAGCCGCCGGCAATCACCGCGTTCGTGTCATCGGTGTGACCTGGAACGACGAGGCGTCCGCGCCGGCGGCGTTGCTTTTGGAGTCATTAGCGCACGCGGGTTTCGACAATGTCGTGCCAGTTCGGTTGCTGGACTCCGTCGAGACCCTGGCGCGGGCCATCGCGCCCATCATCGGCCACGAGCAGACCGCGGTGTGCATTCTCGAGCACGAGTGGGCCACCGTCGTCATGGTCGACACGCACGACGAAGAGACACGGACGGCCGTGAAGCACGTGCGCGGCGGCTTCGATGGGCTGACTTCCTGGTTGACCGGGATGTTCGACCGCAGCGCATGGCGCCCGACCGGTGTGGTGGTGGTCGGTTCCGGCCCGGACGTCGGCGACTTCTCGTGGCAACTCAACAACGCGTTGCCGGTACCGGTTTTCGCGCAGACCATGGCGCAGGTGACGGTGGCACGGGGCGCGGCCCTGGCGGCGGCTCAGAGCACGGAGTTCACCGACGCGCAGTTGGTAGCAGATGCCAGTGAGCCCACCCCGGCGCCCATCCGGCCCGGGCGGTTGTCCTACGCCGGGGCCGTTACCGTGCTGAGCGCCGCGGCGGTCACCTTGGTGACCTCGTTGTCGCTGGCCGTGGGCCTGCAGCTGGTTCCGGACAAAGATCCCGGAACAACCCGGCACGCGGGGCACGAGTCGACGCCCCACATCGCAGTGGCCGTGGCGCCGACGGTTCCGCCGCCCGCGGAGCTCCCGCCGCCGACCAGCGAGGTAGCACCCCAACCAACGTCACGGGAAGAGCGGCCCGCTCGCCTTAGCTCGGGGGGATCGGTGGCGGGACCGTCGGCGCCGGAGGAGCCACCCAGCGCGGCTGCACCGCAACAGGATCCCAATACTCGGCCGCCTCTGTTGACCCGGGTGCTCGAGCATATCTCCGGCGCATACGGCGACTCTCGCCCGCCGCGCTAACGGAGCCGGGCGCGCCATTTCGAATGCGGCCCGTCAGCTCAATCGTCTTTGGCCCGAACGGCAGTGAAAGACACCGTGACTTCGTCGGCGACCTGCACCGAGCCCATCAACAGCGAGTGGGGCTTGATGCCGTAATCGGACTGGCGAACCCTGGACTCGGCGAACATTCGCCACGAGTCGCCGAGGTCCTTTGTGCACAAATCGATTACGTGCGCCAGCGACCTCCCGCGGATGTCCAATGCCCCGGTAAGACGGTACCCATGGCGGGTCCTGTCGATGGTGTCGGCCGTGAACCGGATCTCGGGAAACCGACTGACGCTCAACGACTTCAGCGCGTTGGACCGCACCAACACCTTTTCGGGCACCGACAAGCCCTTCACGCCGCCTTCGCCGCGCAACACCTCGAAGGAATCCACCTCGACAACGAGTTCCGCGGTAACGGGTTCGGCGCCGCCCCAGTTCACCATCGCCTGCCACCGGGTCATCGCGATGGTGAGACGATGACCCATGCGCGCGGCCCTGCCGGCGACGCCGGTGCGGATGATCAACTCGCCATCGGACGCGTCCAGCGTCCAGGTCTCGGTCACGGAACGACGATATGCCAGGGCCATTCGAGGCGGTGTCTCACATCGCGAGGACGGTGCGGGGCGCGCCCGCTGACCGTATGTGGGTGCGCATGCGGCTTCCCCGTCAGATGGATATTTAGTGTGCCACAGGGCATTTTGCTGCCTCGTTGCTGTGGTAGTCGACCTGCCAGTGCTTGATCCCGTTGAGCCAGCCCGACCGCAGCCGCTGGGGTGTGCCGATCGATTCCAGATCGGGCACAACATCGGCGATCGCATTGAAAATCAGGTCGATCGTCATCCGGGCCAGGTTGGCACCGATGCAGTAATGCGCGCCGGTGCCGCCAAATCCGACATGCGGATTGGGATTACGCAAGATGTTGAAGGTGAACGGATCGTCGAATACGTCCTCGTCGAAATTGGCTGAGCGGTAAACCATCACCACCCGCTGGCCCTTCGTGATCCGGACGCCGGACAGTTCGTAGTCCTCGAGCGCGGTGCGCTGGAACGACGTGATCGGTGTGGCCCACCGGACGATCTCGTCGGCCGCGGTGGCGGGCCGCTCCCGCTTGTACAACTGCCACTGGTCGGGGAAATCGGTGAAGGCCATCATGCCCTGGGTGATGGAGTTTCGGGTGGTCTCGTTGCCGGCCACCGCGAGCAGGATGACGAAGAAGCCGAACTCGTCGTCGGAGAGCTTGTGGCCGTCGATGTCCGCCTCGATCAGCTTCGTGACGAGGTCTTGCCCCGGGTGCTTTGCCCTGTCGGCGGCCATCTGCATGGCATACATGATCAGTTCGGCCGACGCGGCCATGGCGTCGTTGCCGGCGAACTCGGGATCCTGGTCACCGACCATCTGATTCGACCAGTGGAAGAGTTTCTTGCGGTCCTCCTGCGGTACGCCAAGCAGCCCGGCGATGGCCTGCAGCGGCAGTTCGCAGGAGACCTGTTCCACGAAGTCGCCGGATCCCTCGGCCGCCGCCGCCTCGACGATGCGCCGGGCCCGCTCGTTGAGGTCGTCGCGCAGGCGCTCTACGGCCCGGGGAGTGAAAACGCGGGAGATGATCTTGCGCAGCCGGGTGTGCTGCGGCGCGTCCATGTTGAGCAGAACGAGCTTGCCCCGCTCGATCTGCTCGCCGACCGTGCCGTCTTTGTAGCGTGGCAGGGCGGTCTTCTGCAGGCTGGAGAAGACGTCGCTGCGCAGCGAGACTTCCCTGACGTCCTTGTGTTTGGACACCACCCAGAAACCGCCGTCGTCGAACCCTCCCGTTCCCGTCGGTTGTTCGTTCCACCAGATCGGGGCGGTTCGACGCATCTCGGCTAGTTCTTCCACCGGCAGCCGTTCGGCGTAGACGTCAGGGTCGGTGAAATCGAACCCGGGAGGCAGATTGGGGATCGGCTTGGTGGTCGGCACAGGCCCGCTCCTCGATACGACGTTGTCTCGTGCCAATAATCTATTGCTGTACCCCAGTTGGGAAGCATCGAAGCGCGATTCGCCATGGCTGAATTGCAACGTGTTCGGCTGCGATGAGTTTTGGGCACATCGCCGGTCTGCACACCAACAGGTGCGCGTCGCTTTGAGCGACTTCATGGGGCTCGACGGCGTCGTCCACGCCCCCGGCGGCCAGGACGAACACAACGACGGTCTGGCCCGCCCGCTGCAGCTCGTTACGACAACTGCCGCGACCGTCAGCCTCGCCAGTCGGTCGACGGGGACGCCCAGTGCTCGGCAGGCCACGGGCAGCATACGTTCGCGCGGCGCCAATCTCTGGGACCCGATCAACCTTTGTGGCCCGCGCCACAATCGTTATGCTTTGGTGCACGTCACCGGGTGGCTCGGCCCGGGATTGTGGGGCCAGGTCGCACAAACACCGAGGGTGGAACATGATTCGCGAACTACTCACCGCCGCCGCGCTCACGGGTGTAGCGACCGGCGTCGCGCCAGTCGCCGGTGCCGACCAGCAGCATTACGAGGGCGACGTGCCGGGGATGAACTACGACGCATCGCTGGGCGCTCCGTGCGACAACTACGAACGCTTCATCTTTGGACGCGGCCCCAGCGGCCAGGCGGAAGCCTGCCACTTCCCACCACCAAACCAGTTCCCCGCCGCCACCACCGGGTACTGGGTGATCTCCTACCCGCTGTATGGGGTCCAGCAGGCCGGCGCGAAGTGCCCCGGCCCGCAAGCCGCGGCACAGTCGCCGGCCGGACTCCCGATGCTCTGCCTGGGGGCTCAAGGATGGCAAGAAGGATGGTTCACCGGGGCAGGGTTCTTCCCGCCTGAGCCGTAGCCGGTCGGATAATGCGCGAAGATCAGACCACCGAATCACCGATCCCGCGGTGGCTGCGCTTCGTGCTCGCGTCCGATCGGGCTGGCTCGGCGTGGTACATCGGGACCGGTTTCTTCTTCGCACCCGTGCTCGCCGTGCTATCGCCGTGGCCGACGGTGACAGCGGTGCTCTGGTGGATCATCGGGCTCGCGGGATTATGGCTGGGACTGCTCGGCATCGCGATGGCCGCCGGGCTCGCGCGCGTCTTGCGGTCCGGCGCCGAGATACCGGAGGACTACTGGCGCGCCCTCGTCGACCACTGAATTGGGCATCCACCGCGCGCGTTCGCCGGGTCTACAGTCATACCAAACACCCGTCAACGAAGAGGAGACTCCGATGGGTTTCAATCCCAAAGACGCGGTCGACGCGGTCAGGGACATCGCGACCACCGCCGTCGAAAAGGCCTCGGACATCGTCGACAACGCCGGTGACATCATCCGCGGCGATATCGCGGGCGGAGCCAGCGGCATCGTCCAGAATTCCATCGACATCGCCACCCATGCGGTCGACCGGACCAAAGAGGTGTTCACCGGCAAGGACGACTAGAGAACTTATTTTGCAACGCCTTCGGCGTCGCGCTCAGACGGCGGCGGCGGCGTTGAGCTCGTCCAATCTGGTGGTCGCCTCCAGGTACTCCCGCACCCAGCGCTCGATGACCGCCGACGTCTTCTCCACCTTGGTGAACTGTCCGACAACCTGCCCGACGGGGTTGAACGCGACGTCGACGGTCTCGTTCGGGTACTTGTTGGTGGCCCGCACGGCCATTCCGGAGACCATGTACTGCAACGGCATACCGAGCGGCTTGGGGTTGTCCGGCTGTTCCCACGCCTCGGTCCAGTCGTTGCGCAGCATCCGCGCCGGCTTGCCGGTGAACGAACGGCTGCGGACGGTGTCACGGCTGCTCGCCTTGATGTACGCGGCCTGCTGAACCGGGGTGTTCTGCGCTTCCTCGACCATCAGCCACTGCGAGCCCGTCCACGCCCCCTGGGCGCCCAGCGCCAAGGCCGCCGCGATCTGCTGGCCGCTGCCGATGCCACCCGCCGCCAACACGGGTATTGGGGCGACCTCCTTGACAACCTGGGGCCACAACACGATCGAGCCCACCTCGCCGCAGTGCCCACCGGCCTCGCCACCTTGGGCGATGATGATGTCGACACCCGCGTCAGCGTGCTTGCGGGCCTGCGAGGGCGACCCGCACAACGCGGCCACCTTCCGCCCGGAGTCGTGGACGTGCCCGATCATGTCAGCCGGCGGGGTGCCGAGCGCGTTGGCGACCATTGTCACCTTCGGGTGTTTCAGCGCCACCTCGACCTGTGGGGTGGCCGTCGCCTCGGTCCAGCCGAGCAGCTGCAAGCTGTCCTCGTCGGCGTCGTCAACCGGGACGCCATGGTCGGCGAGGATCTTGCGCGCGAAGTCCAGATGCTCCTTGGGCACCATTGCCCACAGCGTCTTGGCGAGTTCCTCCGCGGACAGGTGGGAATCCATGCCCTCGTATGTGTTCGGGATGACGATGTCGACCCCGTATGGGTGCTCGCCGATGTGCTCATCGATCCAGTTCAGCTCGATCTCGAGCTGCTCGGGCGTGAACCCGACCGCCCCGAG
This is a stretch of genomic DNA from Mycobacterium lacus. It encodes these proteins:
- a CDS encoding cytochrome P450, which codes for MPTTKPIPNLPPGFDFTDPDVYAERLPVEELAEMRRTAPIWWNEQPTGTGGFDDGGFWVVSKHKDVREVSLRSDVFSSLQKTALPRYKDGTVGEQIERGKLVLLNMDAPQHTRLRKIISRVFTPRAVERLRDDLNERARRIVEAAAAEGSGDFVEQVSCELPLQAIAGLLGVPQEDRKKLFHWSNQMVGDQDPEFAGNDAMAASAELIMYAMQMAADRAKHPGQDLVTKLIEADIDGHKLSDDEFGFFVILLAVAGNETTRNSITQGMMAFTDFPDQWQLYKRERPATAADEIVRWATPITSFQRTALEDYELSGVRITKGQRVVMVYRSANFDEDVFDDPFTFNILRNPNPHVGFGGTGAHYCIGANLARMTIDLIFNAIADVVPDLESIGTPQRLRSGWLNGIKHWQVDYHSNEAAKCPVAH
- the ag85B gene encoding diacylglycerol acyltransferase/mycolyltransferase Ag85B; this translates as MTQVSGKIRAWSRRLLVGAAAAATLPGLVGLAGGAATAGAFSRPGLPVEYLQVPSPSMGRSIKVQFQSGGNNSPAVYLLDGLRAQDDYNGWDINTPAFEWYYQSGLSIVMPVGGQSSFYTDWYQPACGKAGCQTYKWETFLTSELPQWLSANRSVKPTGSAAVGLSMAGSSALILAAYHPQQFIYAGSLSALMDPSQGMGPSLIGLAMGDAGGFKASDMWGPSSDPAWARNDPTLQIPRLVANNTRLWVYCGNGTPSELGGANVPAEFLENFVRSSNLKFQDAYNAAGGHNAVFNFDANGTHSWEYWGAQLNAMKGDLQGALGAA
- a CDS encoding Rv1893 family protein encodes the protein MGFNPKDAVDAVRDIATTAVEKASDIVDNAGDIIRGDIAGGASGIVQNSIDIATHAVDRTKEVFTGKDD
- a CDS encoding DUF7159 family protein encodes the protein MDTVLGLSVTPTTVGWVLAEGHGADGTILDHHEVELCGGHGVRAVNAAEQVAAEVVRAQEVAAAGNHRVRVIGVTWNDEASAPAALLLESLAHAGFDNVVPVRLLDSVETLARAIAPIIGHEQTAVCILEHEWATVVMVDTHDEETRTAVKHVRGGFDGLTSWLTGMFDRSAWRPTGVVVVGSGPDVGDFSWQLNNALPVPVFAQTMAQVTVARGAALAAAQSTEFTDAQLVADASEPTPAPIRPGRLSYAGAVTVLSAAAVTLVTSLSLAVGLQLVPDKDPGTTRHAGHESTPHIAVAVAPTVPPPAELPPPTSEVAPQPTSREERPARLSSGGSVAGPSAPEEPPSAAAPQQDPNTRPPLLTRVLEHISGAYGDSRPPR
- a CDS encoding YceI family protein, with the protein product MALAYRRSVTETWTLDASDGELIIRTGVAGRAARMGHRLTIAMTRWQAMVNWGGAEPVTAELVVEVDSFEVLRGEGGVKGLSVPEKVLVRSNALKSLSVSRFPEIRFTADTIDRTRHGYRLTGALDIRGRSLAHVIDLCTKDLGDSWRMFAESRVRQSDYGIKPHSLLMGSVQVADEVTVSFTAVRAKDD
- a CDS encoding nitronate monooxygenase, whose amino-acid sequence is MHTAICDELGIEFPIFAFTHCRDVVVAVSKAGGFGVLGAVGFTPEQLEIELNWIDEHIGEHPYGVDIVIPNTYEGMDSHLSAEELAKTLWAMVPKEHLDFARKILADHGVPVDDADEDSLQLLGWTEATATPQVEVALKHPKVTMVANALGTPPADMIGHVHDSGRKVAALCGSPSQARKHADAGVDIIIAQGGEAGGHCGEVGSIVLWPQVVKEVAPIPVLAAGGIGSGQQIAAALALGAQGAWTGSQWLMVEEAQNTPVQQAAYIKASSRDTVRSRSFTGKPARMLRNDWTEAWEQPDNPKPLGMPLQYMVSGMAVRATNKYPNETVDVAFNPVGQVVGQFTKVEKTSAVIERWVREYLEATTRLDELNAAAAV